ACGCGTACCTTGCGCGTTTCCATCTCCTGCAAGTTTATGGTGATGCGTGAGGGTTCGACCGCGAGGATTACCACACTCTTCTCCAGTGGTTTGACGACCACTGGCACTTCATGTTGCCCGGCCTCCAAGTCCTGCAAATCAGCCGTGGCTTCGAAGTTCTCCGGCTGTAGTTTGTCCCAGGTACTGGCAAAGGCACGTATTTTGACCTTTGCCTCGGTTACTACTGGGCCAGTAATTGTCAGTTCCGGACGCAGATTGATGATCTTAATAGGGATGGCTTGCGGAAAAAAGTCCGTGCGCGGTGGAGCTTTCTCGTACACCGCAACTACCCAGACTACCAACCCTAGGAACAGCGCTAGGAGTGCTGAACTGAAATTCGAGAGTAGGACACGCCACACTTTCCCGTTCACAGCTTCAACTCCTTGACCTCTTTCGAGTCGGATCGTTCGCGCCCTCGCAGGCGTATCCAGGAAGATAGGTCAATTTGCAGATAGGGGCGATATAGCCTTTGTAGGATGTTGCGCAGGCGGGTCTCATCCAGGTAGCGAACCATGCGCCCATTATGTGCTACGGAAATCGTGCCTGTTTCCTCAGAGACGATGACGGCGATGGCATCGGTCTGTTCACTGATGCCCAGCGCCGCGCGATGCCGTGTGCCTAGGTAATGATCTGCCAAGGTGCTGTTGGAAAGAGGCAGGACCACGGCTGCTGCCACGATTTCATCTTCACGAATGATCACGGCCCCGTCATGTAGCGGAGTATTCGGGTAGAAGATGGTCAACAAGAGTTCGCTCGATACTTGGGCTTTAATCTCTACGCCTGTATCTGCATGATCCTGCAAGCCAGTATTGCGTTCCAGGACGATGATGGCTCCATAGCGGGATTCAGACAACAGACGGCAGGCCCGCGCAACCTGGCTAATGGTTCGGTTTACAGCAGCCTCGCGCATGGGACGGTCAATCAACCCTCCCGCCCGTCCCAGGCGTTCCAATGCTCGGCGCAGCTCGGGTTGGAAGATGACTGGGATGGCCACCAATAAAGCCGGAATGGCGTTGCCGAGCAACCAGCTAAAGGCAGTCAGCCGCAGCACGTTGCTGAGCAGCACGGCCAGGAAGATGAAGATAATCACTCCGCGCAGGAGTTGAATGGCCTGCGTGCCCCTAAAGAGTTGCAGCACAGCGAAGAAGATGCTGGACACTAGCAAAATGTCAATGACATCGCTGAAACTGATGTGTGAAAAGACCCAAAGGATATCCGACACGTGTTTCCCCTTGTCTCACCCAACCAAAACCCAGCACGAATAATCTCTCTGTGCTGATTTTCTTCCTCTACTTGTTCGCTAGTAACACTGCCAGCAATCCTTTTTGAGCATGCAGGCGATTCTCGGCCTGGTCAAAAAGCACAGAGTTGGGGCCATCAGCCACCTCATCGGTGATCTCTTCCCCCCTATGTGCTGGCAAGCAATGCATGACGATCACATCTGGCTTGGCCTTGGCTACCAAAGCAGCGTTTACTTGATAAGGCGGAAACACTCTGCGCCGCCGCTCCTGCTCTGCCTCCTGACCCATGCTTGTCCAGACATCGGTGTAGATGACATCGGCATTGTGCACTGCAGCCTGTGGATCATTCCCGACCTCCACGTTGCTTCCGCTCTCCTTAGCGAAGCGAAGAGCCAGTTCTAGTACCTCACTCGCGGGTTCATAGCCCGGGGGTGTGGCTACAGCAATCTCCATCCCGAGCTTGGTGCCGCCAAAGAGCAGAGAAGTCAACACGTTGTTGCCATCTCCCACCCAAGCCAGTTTCAGTCCGTGCAATCCGCCCTTCTTCTCCAGGATGGTGAAGAAATCTGACAGCCCCTGGCAGGGATGGCTGTAATCGGAGAGTCCATTGATCACGGGAACACGGGAATAAGCCGCCAGCATCTCCACGTCTTTATGGGCAAAGACCCGTGCCATAATGCAATCCACATAACGACTCAATACGCGGGCTACATCAGCGACGCTTTCGCGCTTGCCAAGCTGGATTTCCTCCGGCGATAAGTACAATGCCTCCCCACCGAGTTGCAGCATCCCGACTTCGAAGGAAACCCGTGTGCGCAAGGAGGGCTTTTGAAAGATCATGCCCAGGGTCTTGCCCATCAGAATAGGCTGATTGCCTCCCGCTTGCCATTCCTCTTTCAGTTCCTGGGCCACGTTCAGGATATGCCAAATTTCTTCGGCAGAGAGATCAGCCAGGCTCAGTAGGTCTTTCTTCATCGAAGTACCTCCTTGTTGTATTTGCGGTTGAATTATAGCACAAGAAGCCGTAATGAGCCAATCAGACAGACGTCAAATAGCCCCCTAAAAGTTCCAGAGTTGCTATACGAGCCTTTTTCTCTAACCGCCAAGTGGCCGTAATTGCGGCTTTTCTAAGAGAGTCCATTCCCTGGCTGAAGGCGAAAAATCCTTAAGGAATTGGCCTTTCCACACAGTAACGCACTGCATTTGACAACATGCATCTCCCATGCTACAATGATACTGTACTGGCTGTGATGGAGGCAAGTAGGCACTGCTTCGGCCCAGCAGAGAGCCGCCGCTGGTGGAAAGGTGGCGGGCAACAGCGCTGAAATCCACTCCGGAGCCGCGGGCGAAAACAGAGCTTTGAGCGTGCGGCACAAAGCATCTGGTTAAGCCATGCCGGGTTGCTCCCGTTAACGAGCCCAGAGGCTTTGGAGCATGGCTCCAAAGCGAAGAAAGGTGGCACCACGAATGCCCCCTCGTCCTTTCAGGGCAGGGGGCATTTCTATTCTCATACTGGGAGGTGCATGATGATTGACCTGAAACTCATCCGTGAGAGGCCCGACTATGTGCGCCAGGCGATTGCGACATTGCAACTCAGCGCACCTATTGATGAGATCCTGGATTTGGACGAGCAGCGCCGCAACCTGCTCAGCCAGGTAGAGGCTTTGCGTGCCCGTCGCAACGAAGTCTCCAAGGAAATTGGTCGCTTGCGTGGTGCTCCCGAAGCCGAAGCGCTTAAGGAAGAAATGCGCCAAGTCGGAGAGCAGATCAAGGCTCTGGACGAGCGGGTAAAAACGATCGAGGAACAACTTAGGCAGGCATTGCTCGAGGTGCCCAACCTGCCTCATGAGAGCGTGCCTGTGGGCAAAGACGAAAGCGAAAACGTCATTGTGCGCACCGAGGGTGAGCCGCGGCATTTTGATTTTCAACCGCTGACCCATTGGGACCTAGGCCCAACCCTGGACATTATTGATTTCGAACGCGGAGTCAAGATGTCGGGCTCCCGTTTCTACATCCTCAAAGGATTGGGCGCGCGGTTGCAACGCGCTTTGATCGCCTGGATGCTTGACCTGCATGTTCAGCAGCATGGCTATACCGAGATCTATCCCCCATTCATGGTGCGCGAAGAGTGTCTGTGGGTGGATGGCAAGCTGCCCAAGTTCCGCGACAATGTGTACCACGATGCAGAGGAGGATTTCTGCTGGATCGGCACCGCCGAGACGCCGCTGACCAATCTGCATCGCGACGAGATTTTGCCAGTTGAGAAGCTGCCCTTGAATTACGTGGCCTATTCGGCTTGTTTCCGCCGCGAAAAGATGAGCGCTGGGCGGGATGTGCGCGGCATCAAGCGCGGGCATCAGTTCGACAAAGTGGAGATGTACAAATTCACCACGCCAGAAACCAGTTATGATGAACTGGAGAAAATGGTCGAACACGCCGAGGATGTCGCGCGCCTGCTGGGCATCCCCCATCGCGTGGTGCTGATGTGCACCGGAGATTTGGGGTTTGTCGCTGCCAAGAAGTACGATGTCGAGATGTGGGCACCAGGTTGTCAGGAATGGCTGGAGGTATCGAGCATTTCCAACTGCGAGGATTTCCAGGCGCGCCGTGGCAACATCCGCTTCCGCCGCGAGCGTGGTGCCAAGCCAGAGTACGTACACACGCTCAATGGCTCCGGGCTGGGCTTGCCGCGCACGCTCATCGCGGTCATGGAGAACTATCAGCAAGCCGATGGCAGCATCGTCGTTCCCGAGGTGCTGCGCCCGTACATGGGCGGCGTAGAGGTCATCCGCTGAGCCAATCAGGAAGAAACCAGTTTTCTCCCTCATGTACTGCGTTTGACTTTCGCAGCGCTCTGCGCTATACTAGAAACACAACGAAATCCTTCATCGCTCTATTGGAGGGATGGCAGAGTGGACTATTGCGGCGGTCTTGAAAACCGTTGTGGGCTTGTCCCACCGGGGGTTCGAATCCCTCTCCCTCCGCAGTTGAAGCGGTTGTGCCTGCTGGGGAGATGCCAGAGTGGACGATCGGAGCCGCCTGCTAAGCGGTTGAGGGGGTTAGAAACCTCCTCCCTGGGTTCGAATCCCAGTCTCCCCGCCTGAAAAAGCCGATCAGCAGCGGCTCCGACGCCGCTAGGTCATATATAACATGCCCCCGTAGCTCAGGGGATAGAGCGCAGCGCTGCGGACGCTGAGGTCACAGGTTCGAGTCCTGCCGGGGGTGCCAGATCAAATCCCGCCTCGACACGAGGCGGGATTTGGCTTTTCCGACGTTGGTCGTGGACAAGAAGCAGTGTCAGCTATTTGTCTGCTCTCTTTCAGGAAAAAGGGCGCGCGTTCGTGTATATTTTTGGATGAGAAATGGACAAAAGCAATCGCCGGATAGGCAACGGGAAGGAGCGCTTGAGCGCTGCACTTGTAGCGAGGAGGTGGACAATGTTCTGGTGGTTCAGACCTTGGCGAAGACGTTTCTGGCGGCCATATCCTTATCATCGCCCTGTGGGCTGTTGGCCTTGCGGATGCTTGTGGTTTGTGATGGTGCTTATCCTGCTCTTGATGGTTTGGGCATTCTTCGTGGCCTGTACGCGCATGTATTGACGAGGGCATAGCGAGGGAGCGGACTGCCTGTTTCGACCAAACCAACCGCAAGATTTGTGGAGGGAGACGTGGATTGCCACAACTCCCTCCGCTTTTGTGCAAAAGAATTTTCAGGGGTGGTTTCCGGTTTTATTTGGTGTTCGCAATATGCGCTGTATGGCTTATGGGCAGGGAAAAAACCTCCAGTGCGCATGCAGCGCTAAAGCGCTCACTGCGAACTCTTCAGCATCCTTTTGTAGCGCAGTTCAGGATACCTCGAAGAAGCGCTCTTTCTTTGCGCCGCAGACAGGGCATTTGTCCGGCGCCTCGCCGCTGACTGTATAGCCGCATACATCGCAGACAAAGATGGGCGCCTTGGGTAGGTCCTTGCCTGCCTTGAGCGTCTCTAGAGCCTGCGAGTACAGGTTGTAGTGGACTTTTTCTACTTCCATAGCGTACTTGAAGCTGTTTGCTGCGGCTTTATTGCCTTCCTTCTCCGCCTCGGCCAGGTATGGAGGGTACATCTCCTTGAATTCAAACCCCTCGCCATCAATAGCAGCCTGCAAGTTCTCGGCTGTAGACTTGATGCCACCCATCACACGCAAATGCGCATGAGCGTGGACGGTCTCTGCCTCGGCTGCGGCTCGGAAAAGTTTGGCAATTTGAGGATACCCTTCCGCCTCTGCCTTCTTCGCGAAAGCCAGGTACTTTCGATTCGCCTGACTCTCCCCTGCAAATGCTGCTTTCAGATTGTCCAATGTAGCCATACTCCAATTCTCCTTTGGTGTTATCTATGAGTTTTCACTGGTGCAAGCATGGCCATTGCTGGAACCTGACACAATGCATGTGGCTCTGTTCCTCTCGCATCAGGCGCTGCTCAATTGTAATTATAATATAAGCATGACAAAGCAGCCCAATCGCCATTCTCCACTGATTCCAAAAGCAATTAGATTTTACCAGAGCGTATTCTTTGTAAACTTTGCAATTTGGGTAGTCGCTATACCCTCTCTCTGAGTATAGTTCAGCTTCGGGGGCGAACATGGCCTACGCATATGGACACGAATAAACGAAGGCTCAACAACTTGCCCCCAAGTTGAACTACACCTCCTCTCTCCTTCTGAATTGACAGAGCCTGGTTTTAATATATAATATGAGTAAGCCCGCTGCTCTGCTCATCCAGACAGGCCTGTAGTGGTAGGCTATAACGCTCAAGGAGACTATGATGAGTAATAAAACTGTTTTTTGCATTCGGCTTGCTTTCATCGCGCTTTGTCTCTTGACAGGCCTATTGGTCGAGCAACAAAGAATGCCCAGCAAAGCTGACCCCATTTGGAAGGACTCTGCTTCCCTGATAGCCAATGCACACATGGGTCAAAATCCTGCTAATCCCGCGACGGTGAATGGGCTCTGGTTGCCTTGTGAAGGAACCCCAGAACCAGGTGCAAGCCTGCTGGTTTTTCAACAGGGCATGGATGGCTATGCCGGGGCTGAGGACACAACGCTCGCCCGATATGAAGGGAATCTCTCCGATAAATGGTTCCTGCGCGTTGGCTACAAAAACCAGAACAGCGCCTTGATCCGCTTCGATGTATCGAGCATTCCGCCTGGCTCGCGGGTCA
Above is a genomic segment from Chloroflexota bacterium containing:
- a CDS encoding TIGR00159 family protein, which gives rise to MSDILWVFSHISFSDVIDILLVSSIFFAVLQLFRGTQAIQLLRGVIIFIFLAVLLSNVLRLTAFSWLLGNAIPALLVAIPVIFQPELRRALERLGRAGGLIDRPMREAAVNRTISQVARACRLLSESRYGAIIVLERNTGLQDHADTGVEIKAQVSSELLLTIFYPNTPLHDGAVIIREDEIVAAAVVLPLSNSTLADHYLGTRHRAALGISEQTDAIAVIVSEETGTISVAHNGRMVRYLDETRLRNILQRLYRPYLQIDLSSWIRLRGRERSDSKEVKELKL
- the argF gene encoding ornithine carbamoyltransferase — translated: MKKDLLSLADLSAEEIWHILNVAQELKEEWQAGGNQPILMGKTLGMIFQKPSLRTRVSFEVGMLQLGGEALYLSPEEIQLGKRESVADVARVLSRYVDCIMARVFAHKDVEMLAAYSRVPVINGLSDYSHPCQGLSDFFTILEKKGGLHGLKLAWVGDGNNVLTSLLFGGTKLGMEIAVATPPGYEPASEVLELALRFAKESGSNVEVGNDPQAAVHNADVIYTDVWTSMGQEAEQERRRRVFPPYQVNAALVAKAKPDVIVMHCLPAHRGEEITDEVADGPNSVLFDQAENRLHAQKGLLAVLLANK
- the serS gene encoding serine--tRNA ligase gives rise to the protein MIDLKLIRERPDYVRQAIATLQLSAPIDEILDLDEQRRNLLSQVEALRARRNEVSKEIGRLRGAPEAEALKEEMRQVGEQIKALDERVKTIEEQLRQALLEVPNLPHESVPVGKDESENVIVRTEGEPRHFDFQPLTHWDLGPTLDIIDFERGVKMSGSRFYILKGLGARLQRALIAWMLDLHVQQHGYTEIYPPFMVREECLWVDGKLPKFRDNVYHDAEEDFCWIGTAETPLTNLHRDEILPVEKLPLNYVAYSACFRREKMSAGRDVRGIKRGHQFDKVEMYKFTTPETSYDELEKMVEHAEDVARLLGIPHRVVLMCTGDLGFVAAKKYDVEMWAPGCQEWLEVSSISNCEDFQARRGNIRFRRERGAKPEYVHTLNGSGLGLPRTLIAVMENYQQADGSIVVPEVLRPYMGGVEVIR
- a CDS encoding rubrerythrin family protein, with product MATLDNLKAAFAGESQANRKYLAFAKKAEAEGYPQIAKLFRAAAEAETVHAHAHLRVMGGIKSTAENLQAAIDGEGFEFKEMYPPYLAEAEKEGNKAAANSFKYAMEVEKVHYNLYSQALETLKAGKDLPKAPIFVCDVCGYTVSGEAPDKCPVCGAKKERFFEVS